Proteins co-encoded in one Neodiprion lecontei isolate iyNeoLeco1 chromosome 3, iyNeoLeco1.1, whole genome shotgun sequence genomic window:
- the LOC107227566 gene encoding A-kinase anchor protein 17A isoform X4, giving the protein MEKIRVLVRPDQFSSLKVTKSTLEFVRLEGDLEDKCRLQQVLARLDSQRLNLAGFPNILKVRAAEAKDEFPTRHSWDSYFRDAKHMNELKPGERPDTIHITGLPVKWFCEEGAEIPSESLVSKIFRKWGPLRRVDVPAADPYRSRMRLGTNIQKFSFGDGLFFDAYIQYVEYMDFVNAMDALRGMKLLKKEPLKYLTATIKADFDKTKHMNDSSVAHREFERKRLTAQDSMAAEKLRKKQEAIESRKAEQRKQEEANSNAKQLRRQKREEKRKRKALTIIRKQEEDKVSMKIAREERKLIKAQRQLESIRLLDELFDRLKVMVRVEQKEIEIKKTDTESKKDVKKSEKLGQQKTSENSECDEDKKKDQKNKKSKKKKIKKDKKKKKKQKKDKKSATDEDSDYSDDGATKVKSVLTSGIALPSSSSGPLSVDTAGTYPVMYPSFDPAWYWNGATSPLFFSPMMRGIPRGPPRGRFLRGRGRGFTPWRGHFRQPRPFNPHVYNDQYYKYFAKLTGQDYHDLDLESDWERDSRSRSQSRRRSRTRSYSRSRSRSRRRSRSRSRNRSRSRSRSRTRSRSRSKSRTRSRSRGRARSRTRSKSRSRSRRRGGARARSGSRRSRSNSRTRSRSRSRSRSRSRKLNRSRSNSRTNSSRRKRRRRSGSRVMITRAKSRSVSPKHKSRSSSWSLPRTPNRRSCSWSKDIDSQPKDGGGKKKKEGERDRRKKSSTETRKKDDYRNETDRDKKVNAKNGTIENVDNVSTTIAAALQTEAITPD; this is encoded by the exons ATGGAGAAGATACGTGTCCTGGTTCGTCCCGACCAATTCTCATCACTGAAAGTAACGAAAAGTACATTGGAATTCGTGAGACTGGAGGGCGATCTGGAAGACAAATGCAGACTTCAGCAGGTTCTCGCCAGGCTAGATTCCCAGCGTTTAAACCTAGCCGGATTCCCAAATATCCTCAAAGTCCGGGCTGCAGAGGCCAAGGACGAGTTTCCGACCCGGCATTCGTGGGACTCTTACTTCAGGGATGCCAAACACATGAACGAATTAAAACCGGGCGAAAGACCTGACACCATTCATATTACTGGCTTGCCAGTCAAGTGGTTCTGTGAGGAGGGGGCTGAAATCCCCAGCGAGTCACTGGTCTCCAAAATATTCCGCAAATGGGGACCCCTTCGGAGGGTCGATGTTCCAGCTGCAGATCCATATAGATCAAGAATGAGGCTTGGCacaaatatacaaaaatttaGTTTCGGCGATGGGCTTTTCTTTGATGCTTATATTCAGTACGTTGAGTATATGGACTTTGTCAATGCTATGGACGCCCTCCGAGGGATGAAACTGTTGAAGAAGGAGCCACTCAAGTACCTTACGGCAACAATTAAG GCTGATTTtgacaaaacaaaacacaTGAACGACTCAAGCGTAGCACATCGGGAGTTTGAAAGAAAGCGACTGACTGCACAGGACAGCATGGCTGCGGAAAAACTGCGTAAGAAGCAAGAAGCGATTGAATCACGCAAAGCAGAACAGAG AAAGCAAGAAGAAGCGAACAGTAACGCGAAGCAGCTTAGACGtcagaaaagagaagaaaagcgTAAGCGAAAAGCTTTGACCATTATTCGAAAACAAGAAGAGGACAAGGTATCCATGAAAATTGCCAGAGAGGAACGGAAACTGATAAAGGCTCAGAGGCAGTTGGAGAGCATACGATTGCTTGACGAATTGTTTGATAGACTTAAGGTAATG GTGAGAGTTGAGCAGAAGGAAATTGAGATCAAGAAAACTGATACAGAGTCTAAAAAGGATgtcaaaaaatcagaaaagtTGGGCCAGCAAAAAACGTCAGAAAACTCGGAATGTgatgaggataaaaaaaaagatcaaaagaataagaaatctaaaaagaaaaagattaagaaggacaaaaagaaaaag aaaaaacaaaagaaggaCAAAAAATCTGCGACGGACGAAGATTCGGATTACTCGGATGACGGAGCAACGAAGGTGAAGAGCGTGCTTACTAGCGGCATCGCCCTTCCATCATCCTCCTCAG GCCCGCTTTCAGTTGATACTGCAGGTACGTATCCAGTGATGTACCCAAGCTTCGATCCAGCCTGGTACTGGAACGGGGCCACATCACCGTTATTTTTCTCGCCAATGATGCGGGGAATACCGAGAGGACCACCTAGAGGACGTTTTCTGCGTGGAAGAGGCAGGGGTTTCACCCCGTGGCGCGGCCATTTCCGTCAGCCGCGTCCGTTCAACCCTCACGTCTACAACGATCAGTACTACAAATACTTTGCGAAGCTGACAGGGCAGGACTACCACGATTTGGATTTAGAGAGCGATTGGGAACGCGACTCCAGGTCGAGATCACAGAGTCGTAGGAGATCCAGGACTAGATCCTACTCCAGATCGCGGTCAAGGAGCAGGAGGCGGAGTCGTAGTCGAAGTAGAAACAGGAGCAGGAGCAGGAGCAGAAGTCGGACGAGAAGTAGAAGCAGAAGTAAAAGTAGAACTAGGAGCAGGAGCAGGGGACGAGCCAGGAGCAGAACCAGGAGTAAAAGTAGATCTCGTTCGAGGCGAAGAGGCGGGGCGAGGGCAAGGTCAGGCTCGCGACGCTCAAGGTCAAATTCACGGACTAGGTCGAGGTCAAGGTCAAGGTCGAGATCACGGTCGCGGAAATTGAACAGGTCGAGAAGTAACTCTAGAACAAATTCCAGCAGACGAAAACGCAGAAGGAGATCTGGATCGCGAGTTATGATTACTCGGGCAAAGTCTCGTAGTGTTTCGCCCAAACATAAATCTCGCAGCAGTTCGTGGTCGCTTCCAAGAACACCGAACCGCAGGAGCTGTTCTTGGTCTAAGGACATTGATAGTCAGCCGAAGGATGGCGggggaaagaagaagaaagaaggagagagagatagaagaAAGAAGAGCAGCACGGAGACGAGAAAGAAGGATGATTATCGCAATGAGACTGATAGAGATAAGAAAGTAAATGCGAAAAATGGGACTATTGAGAATGTTGATAACGTTAGTACAACTATTGCTGCTGCTCTTCAAACTGAGGCAATCACACCCGATTGA
- the LOC107227566 gene encoding A-kinase anchor protein 17A isoform X3: protein MDEKTARETRSGEVVNGFRSCRDLSDVVPLYAPRGLYLKPIAKINVSVNLPQLKIPGKTISTWEVMEKIRVLVRPDQFSSLKVTKSTLEFVRLEGDLEDKCRLQQVLARLDSQRLNLAGFPNILKVRAAEAKDEFPTRHSWDSYFRDAKHMNELKPGERPDTIHITGLPVKWFCEEGAEIPSESLVSKIFRKWGPLRRVDVPAADPYRSRMRLGTNIQKFSFGDGLFFDAYIQYVEYMDFVNAMDALRGMKLLKKEPLKYLTATIKADFDKTKHMNDSSVAHREFERKRLTAQDSMAAEKLRKKQEAIESRKAEQRKQEEANSNAKQLRRQKREEKRKRKALTIIRKQEEDKVSMKIAREERKLIKAQRQLESIRLLDELFDRLKVMVRVEQKEIEIKKTDTESKKDVKKSEKLGQQKTSENSECDEDKKKDQKNKKSKKKKIKKDKKKKKKQKKDKKSATDEDSDYSDDGATKVKSVLTSGIALPSSSSVDTAGTYPVMYPSFDPAWYWNGATSPLFFSPMMRGIPRGPPRGRFLRGRGRGFTPWRGHFRQPRPFNPHVYNDQYYKYFAKLTGQDYHDLDLESDWERDSRSRSQSRRRSRTRSYSRSRSRSRRRSRSRSRNRSRSRSRSRTRSRSRSKSRTRSRSRGRARSRTRSKSRSRSRRRGGARARSGSRRSRSNSRTRSRSRSRSRSRSRKLNRSRSNSRTNSSRRKRRRRSGSRVMITRAKSRSVSPKHKSRSSSWSLPRTPNRRSCSWSKDIDSQPKDGGGKKKKEGERDRRKKSSTETRKKDDYRNETDRDKKVNAKNGTIENVDNVSTTIAAALQTEAITPD, encoded by the exons ATGGACGAAAAGACGGCTAGGGAAACCCGCAGCGGAGAGGTTGTCAACGGGTTTCGGAGCTGCAGGGACCTGAGCGACGTCGTTCCGTTATATGCGCCGCGAGGCCTGTATTTGAAACCAATTGCCAAAATTAATGTATCTGTTAATCTACCTCAACTGAAGATACCAG GCAAAACAATATCAACATGGGAGGTAATGGAGAAGATACGTGTCCTGGTTCGTCCCGACCAATTCTCATCACTGAAAGTAACGAAAAGTACATTGGAATTCGTGAGACTGGAGGGCGATCTGGAAGACAAATGCAGACTTCAGCAGGTTCTCGCCAGGCTAGATTCCCAGCGTTTAAACCTAGCCGGATTCCCAAATATCCTCAAAGTCCGGGCTGCAGAGGCCAAGGACGAGTTTCCGACCCGGCATTCGTGGGACTCTTACTTCAGGGATGCCAAACACATGAACGAATTAAAACCGGGCGAAAGACCTGACACCATTCATATTACTGGCTTGCCAGTCAAGTGGTTCTGTGAGGAGGGGGCTGAAATCCCCAGCGAGTCACTGGTCTCCAAAATATTCCGCAAATGGGGACCCCTTCGGAGGGTCGATGTTCCAGCTGCAGATCCATATAGATCAAGAATGAGGCTTGGCacaaatatacaaaaatttaGTTTCGGCGATGGGCTTTTCTTTGATGCTTATATTCAGTACGTTGAGTATATGGACTTTGTCAATGCTATGGACGCCCTCCGAGGGATGAAACTGTTGAAGAAGGAGCCACTCAAGTACCTTACGGCAACAATTAAG GCTGATTTtgacaaaacaaaacacaTGAACGACTCAAGCGTAGCACATCGGGAGTTTGAAAGAAAGCGACTGACTGCACAGGACAGCATGGCTGCGGAAAAACTGCGTAAGAAGCAAGAAGCGATTGAATCACGCAAAGCAGAACAGAG AAAGCAAGAAGAAGCGAACAGTAACGCGAAGCAGCTTAGACGtcagaaaagagaagaaaagcgTAAGCGAAAAGCTTTGACCATTATTCGAAAACAAGAAGAGGACAAGGTATCCATGAAAATTGCCAGAGAGGAACGGAAACTGATAAAGGCTCAGAGGCAGTTGGAGAGCATACGATTGCTTGACGAATTGTTTGATAGACTTAAGGTAATG GTGAGAGTTGAGCAGAAGGAAATTGAGATCAAGAAAACTGATACAGAGTCTAAAAAGGATgtcaaaaaatcagaaaagtTGGGCCAGCAAAAAACGTCAGAAAACTCGGAATGTgatgaggataaaaaaaaagatcaaaagaataagaaatctaaaaagaaaaagattaagaaggacaaaaagaaaaag aaaaaacaaaagaaggaCAAAAAATCTGCGACGGACGAAGATTCGGATTACTCGGATGACGGAGCAACGAAGGTGAAGAGCGTGCTTACTAGCGGCATCGCCCTTCCATCATCCTCCTCAG TTGATACTGCAGGTACGTATCCAGTGATGTACCCAAGCTTCGATCCAGCCTGGTACTGGAACGGGGCCACATCACCGTTATTTTTCTCGCCAATGATGCGGGGAATACCGAGAGGACCACCTAGAGGACGTTTTCTGCGTGGAAGAGGCAGGGGTTTCACCCCGTGGCGCGGCCATTTCCGTCAGCCGCGTCCGTTCAACCCTCACGTCTACAACGATCAGTACTACAAATACTTTGCGAAGCTGACAGGGCAGGACTACCACGATTTGGATTTAGAGAGCGATTGGGAACGCGACTCCAGGTCGAGATCACAGAGTCGTAGGAGATCCAGGACTAGATCCTACTCCAGATCGCGGTCAAGGAGCAGGAGGCGGAGTCGTAGTCGAAGTAGAAACAGGAGCAGGAGCAGGAGCAGAAGTCGGACGAGAAGTAGAAGCAGAAGTAAAAGTAGAACTAGGAGCAGGAGCAGGGGACGAGCCAGGAGCAGAACCAGGAGTAAAAGTAGATCTCGTTCGAGGCGAAGAGGCGGGGCGAGGGCAAGGTCAGGCTCGCGACGCTCAAGGTCAAATTCACGGACTAGGTCGAGGTCAAGGTCAAGGTCGAGATCACGGTCGCGGAAATTGAACAGGTCGAGAAGTAACTCTAGAACAAATTCCAGCAGACGAAAACGCAGAAGGAGATCTGGATCGCGAGTTATGATTACTCGGGCAAAGTCTCGTAGTGTTTCGCCCAAACATAAATCTCGCAGCAGTTCGTGGTCGCTTCCAAGAACACCGAACCGCAGGAGCTGTTCTTGGTCTAAGGACATTGATAGTCAGCCGAAGGATGGCGggggaaagaagaagaaagaaggagagagagatagaagaAAGAAGAGCAGCACGGAGACGAGAAAGAAGGATGATTATCGCAATGAGACTGATAGAGATAAGAAAGTAAATGCGAAAAATGGGACTATTGAGAATGTTGATAACGTTAGTACAACTATTGCTGCTGCTCTTCAAACTGAGGCAATCACACCCGATTGA
- the LOC107227566 gene encoding A-kinase anchor protein 17A isoform X2 has protein sequence MDEKTARETRSGEVVNGFRSCRDLSDVVPLYAPRGLYLKPIAKINVSVNLPQLKIPGKTISTWEVMEKIRVLVRPDQFSSLKVTKSTLEFVRLEGDLEDKCRLQQVLARLDSQRLNLAGFPNILKVRAAEAKDEFPTRHSWDSYFRDAKHMNELKPGERPDTIHITGLPVKWFCEEGAEIPSESLVSKIFRKWGPLRRVDVPAADPYRSRMRLGTNIQKFSFGDGLFFDAYIQYVEYMDFVNAMDALRGMKLLKKEPLKYLTATIKADFDKTKHMNDSSVAHREFERKRLTAQDSMAAEKLRKKQEAIESRKAEQRKQEEANSNAKQLRRQKREEKRKRKALTIIRKQEEDKVSMKIAREERKLIKAQRQLESIRLLDELFDRLKVRVEQKEIEIKKTDTESKKDVKKSEKLGQQKTSENSECDEDKKKDQKNKKSKKKKIKKDKKKKKKQKKDKKSATDEDSDYSDDGATKVKSVLTSGIALPSSSSGPLSVDTAGTYPVMYPSFDPAWYWNGATSPLFFSPMMRGIPRGPPRGRFLRGRGRGFTPWRGHFRQPRPFNPHVYNDQYYKYFAKLTGQDYHDLDLESDWERDSRSRSQSRRRSRTRSYSRSRSRSRRRSRSRSRNRSRSRSRSRTRSRSRSKSRTRSRSRGRARSRTRSKSRSRSRRRGGARARSGSRRSRSNSRTRSRSRSRSRSRSRKLNRSRSNSRTNSSRRKRRRRSGSRVMITRAKSRSVSPKHKSRSSSWSLPRTPNRRSCSWSKDIDSQPKDGGGKKKKEGERDRRKKSSTETRKKDDYRNETDRDKKVNAKNGTIENVDNVSTTIAAALQTEAITPD, from the exons ATGGACGAAAAGACGGCTAGGGAAACCCGCAGCGGAGAGGTTGTCAACGGGTTTCGGAGCTGCAGGGACCTGAGCGACGTCGTTCCGTTATATGCGCCGCGAGGCCTGTATTTGAAACCAATTGCCAAAATTAATGTATCTGTTAATCTACCTCAACTGAAGATACCAG GCAAAACAATATCAACATGGGAGGTAATGGAGAAGATACGTGTCCTGGTTCGTCCCGACCAATTCTCATCACTGAAAGTAACGAAAAGTACATTGGAATTCGTGAGACTGGAGGGCGATCTGGAAGACAAATGCAGACTTCAGCAGGTTCTCGCCAGGCTAGATTCCCAGCGTTTAAACCTAGCCGGATTCCCAAATATCCTCAAAGTCCGGGCTGCAGAGGCCAAGGACGAGTTTCCGACCCGGCATTCGTGGGACTCTTACTTCAGGGATGCCAAACACATGAACGAATTAAAACCGGGCGAAAGACCTGACACCATTCATATTACTGGCTTGCCAGTCAAGTGGTTCTGTGAGGAGGGGGCTGAAATCCCCAGCGAGTCACTGGTCTCCAAAATATTCCGCAAATGGGGACCCCTTCGGAGGGTCGATGTTCCAGCTGCAGATCCATATAGATCAAGAATGAGGCTTGGCacaaatatacaaaaatttaGTTTCGGCGATGGGCTTTTCTTTGATGCTTATATTCAGTACGTTGAGTATATGGACTTTGTCAATGCTATGGACGCCCTCCGAGGGATGAAACTGTTGAAGAAGGAGCCACTCAAGTACCTTACGGCAACAATTAAG GCTGATTTtgacaaaacaaaacacaTGAACGACTCAAGCGTAGCACATCGGGAGTTTGAAAGAAAGCGACTGACTGCACAGGACAGCATGGCTGCGGAAAAACTGCGTAAGAAGCAAGAAGCGATTGAATCACGCAAAGCAGAACAGAG AAAGCAAGAAGAAGCGAACAGTAACGCGAAGCAGCTTAGACGtcagaaaagagaagaaaagcgTAAGCGAAAAGCTTTGACCATTATTCGAAAACAAGAAGAGGACAAGGTATCCATGAAAATTGCCAGAGAGGAACGGAAACTGATAAAGGCTCAGAGGCAGTTGGAGAGCATACGATTGCTTGACGAATTGTTTGATAGACTTAAG GTGAGAGTTGAGCAGAAGGAAATTGAGATCAAGAAAACTGATACAGAGTCTAAAAAGGATgtcaaaaaatcagaaaagtTGGGCCAGCAAAAAACGTCAGAAAACTCGGAATGTgatgaggataaaaaaaaagatcaaaagaataagaaatctaaaaagaaaaagattaagaaggacaaaaagaaaaag aaaaaacaaaagaaggaCAAAAAATCTGCGACGGACGAAGATTCGGATTACTCGGATGACGGAGCAACGAAGGTGAAGAGCGTGCTTACTAGCGGCATCGCCCTTCCATCATCCTCCTCAG GCCCGCTTTCAGTTGATACTGCAGGTACGTATCCAGTGATGTACCCAAGCTTCGATCCAGCCTGGTACTGGAACGGGGCCACATCACCGTTATTTTTCTCGCCAATGATGCGGGGAATACCGAGAGGACCACCTAGAGGACGTTTTCTGCGTGGAAGAGGCAGGGGTTTCACCCCGTGGCGCGGCCATTTCCGTCAGCCGCGTCCGTTCAACCCTCACGTCTACAACGATCAGTACTACAAATACTTTGCGAAGCTGACAGGGCAGGACTACCACGATTTGGATTTAGAGAGCGATTGGGAACGCGACTCCAGGTCGAGATCACAGAGTCGTAGGAGATCCAGGACTAGATCCTACTCCAGATCGCGGTCAAGGAGCAGGAGGCGGAGTCGTAGTCGAAGTAGAAACAGGAGCAGGAGCAGGAGCAGAAGTCGGACGAGAAGTAGAAGCAGAAGTAAAAGTAGAACTAGGAGCAGGAGCAGGGGACGAGCCAGGAGCAGAACCAGGAGTAAAAGTAGATCTCGTTCGAGGCGAAGAGGCGGGGCGAGGGCAAGGTCAGGCTCGCGACGCTCAAGGTCAAATTCACGGACTAGGTCGAGGTCAAGGTCAAGGTCGAGATCACGGTCGCGGAAATTGAACAGGTCGAGAAGTAACTCTAGAACAAATTCCAGCAGACGAAAACGCAGAAGGAGATCTGGATCGCGAGTTATGATTACTCGGGCAAAGTCTCGTAGTGTTTCGCCCAAACATAAATCTCGCAGCAGTTCGTGGTCGCTTCCAAGAACACCGAACCGCAGGAGCTGTTCTTGGTCTAAGGACATTGATAGTCAGCCGAAGGATGGCGggggaaagaagaagaaagaaggagagagagatagaagaAAGAAGAGCAGCACGGAGACGAGAAAGAAGGATGATTATCGCAATGAGACTGATAGAGATAAGAAAGTAAATGCGAAAAATGGGACTATTGAGAATGTTGATAACGTTAGTACAACTATTGCTGCTGCTCTTCAAACTGAGGCAATCACACCCGATTGA
- the LOC107227566 gene encoding A-kinase anchor protein 17A isoform X1 produces the protein MDEKTARETRSGEVVNGFRSCRDLSDVVPLYAPRGLYLKPIAKINVSVNLPQLKIPGKTISTWEVMEKIRVLVRPDQFSSLKVTKSTLEFVRLEGDLEDKCRLQQVLARLDSQRLNLAGFPNILKVRAAEAKDEFPTRHSWDSYFRDAKHMNELKPGERPDTIHITGLPVKWFCEEGAEIPSESLVSKIFRKWGPLRRVDVPAADPYRSRMRLGTNIQKFSFGDGLFFDAYIQYVEYMDFVNAMDALRGMKLLKKEPLKYLTATIKADFDKTKHMNDSSVAHREFERKRLTAQDSMAAEKLRKKQEAIESRKAEQRKQEEANSNAKQLRRQKREEKRKRKALTIIRKQEEDKVSMKIAREERKLIKAQRQLESIRLLDELFDRLKVMVRVEQKEIEIKKTDTESKKDVKKSEKLGQQKTSENSECDEDKKKDQKNKKSKKKKIKKDKKKKKKQKKDKKSATDEDSDYSDDGATKVKSVLTSGIALPSSSSGPLSVDTAGTYPVMYPSFDPAWYWNGATSPLFFSPMMRGIPRGPPRGRFLRGRGRGFTPWRGHFRQPRPFNPHVYNDQYYKYFAKLTGQDYHDLDLESDWERDSRSRSQSRRRSRTRSYSRSRSRSRRRSRSRSRNRSRSRSRSRTRSRSRSKSRTRSRSRGRARSRTRSKSRSRSRRRGGARARSGSRRSRSNSRTRSRSRSRSRSRSRKLNRSRSNSRTNSSRRKRRRRSGSRVMITRAKSRSVSPKHKSRSSSWSLPRTPNRRSCSWSKDIDSQPKDGGGKKKKEGERDRRKKSSTETRKKDDYRNETDRDKKVNAKNGTIENVDNVSTTIAAALQTEAITPD, from the exons ATGGACGAAAAGACGGCTAGGGAAACCCGCAGCGGAGAGGTTGTCAACGGGTTTCGGAGCTGCAGGGACCTGAGCGACGTCGTTCCGTTATATGCGCCGCGAGGCCTGTATTTGAAACCAATTGCCAAAATTAATGTATCTGTTAATCTACCTCAACTGAAGATACCAG GCAAAACAATATCAACATGGGAGGTAATGGAGAAGATACGTGTCCTGGTTCGTCCCGACCAATTCTCATCACTGAAAGTAACGAAAAGTACATTGGAATTCGTGAGACTGGAGGGCGATCTGGAAGACAAATGCAGACTTCAGCAGGTTCTCGCCAGGCTAGATTCCCAGCGTTTAAACCTAGCCGGATTCCCAAATATCCTCAAAGTCCGGGCTGCAGAGGCCAAGGACGAGTTTCCGACCCGGCATTCGTGGGACTCTTACTTCAGGGATGCCAAACACATGAACGAATTAAAACCGGGCGAAAGACCTGACACCATTCATATTACTGGCTTGCCAGTCAAGTGGTTCTGTGAGGAGGGGGCTGAAATCCCCAGCGAGTCACTGGTCTCCAAAATATTCCGCAAATGGGGACCCCTTCGGAGGGTCGATGTTCCAGCTGCAGATCCATATAGATCAAGAATGAGGCTTGGCacaaatatacaaaaatttaGTTTCGGCGATGGGCTTTTCTTTGATGCTTATATTCAGTACGTTGAGTATATGGACTTTGTCAATGCTATGGACGCCCTCCGAGGGATGAAACTGTTGAAGAAGGAGCCACTCAAGTACCTTACGGCAACAATTAAG GCTGATTTtgacaaaacaaaacacaTGAACGACTCAAGCGTAGCACATCGGGAGTTTGAAAGAAAGCGACTGACTGCACAGGACAGCATGGCTGCGGAAAAACTGCGTAAGAAGCAAGAAGCGATTGAATCACGCAAAGCAGAACAGAG AAAGCAAGAAGAAGCGAACAGTAACGCGAAGCAGCTTAGACGtcagaaaagagaagaaaagcgTAAGCGAAAAGCTTTGACCATTATTCGAAAACAAGAAGAGGACAAGGTATCCATGAAAATTGCCAGAGAGGAACGGAAACTGATAAAGGCTCAGAGGCAGTTGGAGAGCATACGATTGCTTGACGAATTGTTTGATAGACTTAAGGTAATG GTGAGAGTTGAGCAGAAGGAAATTGAGATCAAGAAAACTGATACAGAGTCTAAAAAGGATgtcaaaaaatcagaaaagtTGGGCCAGCAAAAAACGTCAGAAAACTCGGAATGTgatgaggataaaaaaaaagatcaaaagaataagaaatctaaaaagaaaaagattaagaaggacaaaaagaaaaag aaaaaacaaaagaaggaCAAAAAATCTGCGACGGACGAAGATTCGGATTACTCGGATGACGGAGCAACGAAGGTGAAGAGCGTGCTTACTAGCGGCATCGCCCTTCCATCATCCTCCTCAG GCCCGCTTTCAGTTGATACTGCAGGTACGTATCCAGTGATGTACCCAAGCTTCGATCCAGCCTGGTACTGGAACGGGGCCACATCACCGTTATTTTTCTCGCCAATGATGCGGGGAATACCGAGAGGACCACCTAGAGGACGTTTTCTGCGTGGAAGAGGCAGGGGTTTCACCCCGTGGCGCGGCCATTTCCGTCAGCCGCGTCCGTTCAACCCTCACGTCTACAACGATCAGTACTACAAATACTTTGCGAAGCTGACAGGGCAGGACTACCACGATTTGGATTTAGAGAGCGATTGGGAACGCGACTCCAGGTCGAGATCACAGAGTCGTAGGAGATCCAGGACTAGATCCTACTCCAGATCGCGGTCAAGGAGCAGGAGGCGGAGTCGTAGTCGAAGTAGAAACAGGAGCAGGAGCAGGAGCAGAAGTCGGACGAGAAGTAGAAGCAGAAGTAAAAGTAGAACTAGGAGCAGGAGCAGGGGACGAGCCAGGAGCAGAACCAGGAGTAAAAGTAGATCTCGTTCGAGGCGAAGAGGCGGGGCGAGGGCAAGGTCAGGCTCGCGACGCTCAAGGTCAAATTCACGGACTAGGTCGAGGTCAAGGTCAAGGTCGAGATCACGGTCGCGGAAATTGAACAGGTCGAGAAGTAACTCTAGAACAAATTCCAGCAGACGAAAACGCAGAAGGAGATCTGGATCGCGAGTTATGATTACTCGGGCAAAGTCTCGTAGTGTTTCGCCCAAACATAAATCTCGCAGCAGTTCGTGGTCGCTTCCAAGAACACCGAACCGCAGGAGCTGTTCTTGGTCTAAGGACATTGATAGTCAGCCGAAGGATGGCGggggaaagaagaagaaagaaggagagagagatagaagaAAGAAGAGCAGCACGGAGACGAGAAAGAAGGATGATTATCGCAATGAGACTGATAGAGATAAGAAAGTAAATGCGAAAAATGGGACTATTGAGAATGTTGATAACGTTAGTACAACTATTGCTGCTGCTCTTCAAACTGAGGCAATCACACCCGATTGA
- the LOC107227576 gene encoding opsin, ultraviolet-sensitive, with protein MSNISIHWEARILPAGPPRLLGWNVPPEELIHIPEHWLVYPEPNPSLHYLLALLYILFTFVALLGNGLVIWIFCSAKSLRTPSNMFVVNLALCDFFMMLKTPIFIYNSFNTGFALGNLGCQIFGFIGSLSGIGASMTNAAIAYDRYSTIAHPLDGKLSRGQVMLFIAVIWLYVLPWALMPLMGVWGRFVPEGFLTSCSFDYLTDTNEIRYFVATIFTFSYAIPMSLIIYYYSQIVSHVVNHEKALREQAKKMNVDSLRSNTNTNAQSAEVRIAKAAITICFLFVAAWTPYGVTALIGAFGNRTLLTPGVTMLPACACKFVACLDPYVYAISHPRYRLELQKRLPWLELQEQPVNDSVSTTTEAVNAPPATS; from the exons ATGTCGAACATCAGCATTCACTGGGAAGCACGGATCCTTCCAGCAGGACCACCACGCCTGCTTGGATGGAACGTACCTCCTGAAGAGCTGATACACATACCTGAGCACTGGCTGGTCTACCCAGAGCCAAACCCCTCCCTTCACTACCTGCTGGCTCTCCTCTATATCTTGTTCACCTTCGTCGCTCTCCTCGGCAATGGCCTGGTGATATGGATCTTCTGTTC GGCCAAGTCACTGAGGACCCCATCGAACATGTTTGTAGTGAACCTGGCGTTGTGCGACTTTTTCATGATGCTGAAGACTcctattttcatttacaattcGTTCAACACCGGATTTGCTTTGGGCAATCTAGGCTGCCAAATATTTGGCTTCATTGGTTCCTTATCAGGCATTGGAGCATCCATGACTAATGCTGCAATTGCTTACGACAGATATAG CACCATAGCTCATCCATTGGATGGAAAACTGTCACGTGGACAAGTGATGCTCTTCATAGCAGTGATATGGCTCTACGTTTTACCCTGGGCATTAATGCCTCTAATGGGCGTATGGGGAAGATTTGTTCCCGAAGGTTTCCTGACCAGCTGTAGTTTCGATTACCTCACCGACACCAACGAAATACGTTACTTTGTCGCAACGATTTTCACGTTCTCATATGCAATTCCAATGTCTCTCATAATCTACTACTACAGTCAAATCGTTAGCCATGTGGTAAATCACGAAAAAGCGTTACGCGAACAGGCCAAGAAGATGAATGTTGACAGTCTAAGGAGCAACACAAATACCAATGCTCAAAGCGCTGAAGTTCGCATCGCAAAG GCTGCAATAACAATCTGCTTCCTTTTCGTCGCTGCCTGGACACCTTATGGTGTAACTGCGTTAATTGGAGCATTCGGCAACAGAACATTGTTAACACCTGGAGTAACAATGCTTCCTGCATGTGCCTGCAAATTTGTTGCTTGTCTTGACCCCTATGTTTACGCCATAAGCCATCCTAGATACAG ACTGGAGCTCCAGAAACGATTGCCATGGCTAGAACTACAGGAACAGCCAGTTAACGACAGCGTCAGTACGACAACGGAAGCTGTGAACGCACCTCCGGCAACTAGTTAA